The Desulfurispira natronophila genome window below encodes:
- a CDS encoding ribonuclease HII produces MNPLFQHDQQWRQQHGITHLAGVDEVGRGPLAGPVCAAAVILPAHFYHLEIRDSKRLNPRKRRQLAVVIQESALAYSVSTVSPHQIDRINIRQATRKAMQQAAWELPTVPEHIVLDGNESALSLPAHHTSIVKGDQLSLCIAAASILAKVYRDAIMDHYDTIFPQYGFTKHKGYGTAQHRQALLFHGLTPIHRRSFCRNFPDSSW; encoded by the coding sequence ATGAATCCGCTGTTCCAACATGACCAACAGTGGCGCCAGCAACACGGTATCACCCACTTGGCTGGAGTTGATGAGGTTGGTCGCGGACCTCTGGCGGGGCCTGTGTGTGCAGCAGCTGTTATCCTGCCTGCTCACTTTTACCATTTGGAAATTCGTGACTCCAAACGGCTAAACCCACGCAAACGCCGTCAATTAGCTGTAGTAATACAGGAATCAGCTCTAGCCTACTCCGTCTCTACTGTCAGCCCCCACCAAATCGACCGGATCAACATACGGCAGGCGACACGAAAGGCCATGCAACAGGCGGCCTGGGAGTTACCAACAGTGCCAGAACATATAGTTCTGGATGGCAATGAGAGTGCATTGTCACTGCCCGCACACCACACATCCATAGTAAAAGGTGATCAATTATCCCTGTGTATCGCTGCTGCCTCAATCCTTGCAAAGGTTTACCGTGATGCCATCATGGATCATTACGATACTATTTTCCCTCAGTATGGATTTACCAAGCATAAGGGTTACGGCACTGCACAACATCGTCAAGCCTTATTATTTCACGGACTGACCCCTATCCATCGCCGTAGTTTTTGTCGCAATTTTCCTGATTCTTCCTGGTAA
- a CDS encoding TIGR00282 family metallophosphoesterase, with protein MKILFLGDIVGRSGRRALTDNIQGLRELYQPDLIIANAENSCSGFGINHKVYRELKFHQIDVFTSGNHIWDKKEIVPLMDSLDDLLRPANYPPGVPGQGWRIFAGSCGTSIAVINLIGRTFMGGSYDCPFRCADSILQRLDPHVNHVFVDFHAEATSEKLAMLYHLAGRVTAVVGTHTHVQTADERICHGTAYLTDAGMCGSFHSVIGMTHQSILPRFLNSMPTKMEVSNHDTTIMGVVVDSNHLGQATHIQRINTIASRLVK; from the coding sequence ATGAAGATTCTATTTCTGGGGGACATTGTCGGCCGCTCAGGCCGACGAGCCCTTACTGATAACATCCAGGGACTGCGGGAACTCTATCAGCCCGATTTGATAATCGCCAATGCAGAAAACAGCTGCAGCGGCTTTGGTATTAACCATAAAGTTTATCGTGAATTGAAATTCCATCAAATTGATGTTTTCACCAGTGGCAACCACATTTGGGATAAAAAAGAAATAGTCCCACTTATGGACAGCCTTGATGACTTGCTGCGCCCTGCCAACTACCCGCCTGGAGTACCTGGACAAGGGTGGCGAATCTTTGCCGGTAGCTGTGGCACTTCCATCGCAGTAATTAACCTTATTGGCCGAACTTTCATGGGGGGATCCTATGACTGCCCCTTCCGCTGTGCTGATAGTATTTTGCAACGGCTTGACCCACACGTGAATCATGTCTTTGTGGATTTTCATGCTGAAGCTACATCTGAAAAGCTGGCCATGCTCTATCACCTGGCCGGGCGAGTCACTGCGGTAGTGGGAACCCATACCCACGTTCAAACCGCTGATGAGCGCATTTGTCATGGCACAGCCTACTTAACTGACGCTGGCATGTGTGGTTCGTTTCACAGTGTCATCGGCATGACTCACCAATCCATTCTTCCCCGCTTTCTAAACAGCATGCCTACCAAAATGGAGGTATCCAATCATGACACTACTATCATGGGTGTTGTTGTTGACAGTAACCACTTAGGTCAGGCTACTCACATTCAACGAATCAATACTATTGCAAGTCGACTTGTCAAATGA